The Castanea sativa cultivar Marrone di Chiusa Pesio chromosome 11, ASM4071231v1 genome contains a region encoding:
- the LOC142617366 gene encoding scarecrow-like protein 22, translating into MKAMPLPFEEFQGKGVLDFSTVSSDSLPHLHHHHHHHHHQQQQQLQKWHHTNKENCYVGTEPTSVLDSRRSPSPPTSTSTLSSSLGNGVASTTAAAAAAAAPENHHQPSSQTSLDIGEKCGLGMEDWEGVLSDSSSGQEQSILRLIMGDIEDPSLGLNKLLHQDLEFNSGFGMIDQADAFGCLEMPNNLLPSIDPSADFPFNGGGTNATRLGSVSTPNHNPMFSVATSNNLLPGSLSHSPAMFHHQQQQPVQTIEAVDEKPQIFNPQMINPARFAQNPALIMPTYAQLQEHHLVSPPQAKRHNLCGIGPNYQVPKLPFSESEQDFLRRQQQQQQNQLQMQKVGNNDLASQQQQQLLFDQLYQLADLIETGNNPVRAQGILARLNHQLSPIGKPFQRAAFYFKEALQLLLRNTNNTNCNASLSLSSPPPPISLIYKIGAYKSFSEVSPVLQFANFTCNQALLEALDGFDTIHIIDFDIGFGGQWSSLMQELALKQGGGPALKITAFASPSTHNELELGFTQESLKHFATEINLAFEFDFLSLESLNSGSWPLPLRVSESEAIAVNLPIGSFSNYPLSLPLVLGFVKQLSPKIVISLDRGCDQTDVPFPLHIIHAVQSYSGLFESLDAVNVNQDALQRIERYLLQPGIEKIVLGRRQSPDRTPPWRSLFLSSGFSPLTFSNFTESQAECLVQRTSVRGFHVEKNQTSLVLCWQRKELISASVWRC; encoded by the coding sequence ATGAAGGCCATGCCCCTACCCTTTGAGGAGTTTCAAGGGAAGGGGGTGTTAGATTTCTCTACTGTTTCTTCAGATTCATTACCCCAtcttcaccaccaccaccaccaccaccaccaccaacaacaacaacaactacaaAAGTGGCACCACACCAACAAAGAAAATTGCTATGTGGGCACTGAGCCCACCTCAGTTCTTGACTCAAGAAGAAGCCCCAGCCCTCCAACTTCAACCTCAACTCTGTCTTCCTCTCTTGGCAACGGTGTGGCTtcaacaacagcagcagcagcagcagcagcggCCCCAGAGAATCATCACCAACCTTCTTCTCAAACCAGCTTAGACATAGGTGAAAAATGTGGGCTTGGAATGGAAGATTGGGAAGGTGTGTTGTCTGATTCCTCATCAGGTCAAGAACAGTCTATTCTGAGATTGATTATGGGGGACATTGAAGACCCATCTCTGGGTCTCAACAAGCTCTTGCATCAAGACCTTGAATTCAACTCAGGTTTTGGTATGATAGATCAAGCTGATGCTTTTGGCTGCCTTGAAATGCCCAACAATTTGTTGCCTAGCATTGACCCTTCTGCTGATTTTCCATTCAATGGTGGTGGCACCAATGCAACTAGGCTTGGCTCAGTTTCCACCCCAAATCACAACCCCATGTTCTCTGTTGCAACAAGTAATAATCTTTTGCCAGGCTCTCTATCTCATTCACCAGCCATGtttcaccatcaacaacaacagcCGGTGCAAACAATTGAAGCTGTAGATGAGAAGCCACAGATTTTCAATCCCCAGATGATAAACCCAGCTCGGTTTGCTCAGAACCCGGCTTTGATTATGCCTACATATGCCCAATTGCAAGAGCATCACCTTGTTTCACCACCTCAGGCAAAAAGGCATAATCTTTGTGGTATTGGGCCTAATTATCAGGTCCCCAAGTTACCGTTTTCAGAATCGGAGCAAGATTTTCTTCGAagacagcaacagcaacagcaaaaTCAGCTTCAGATGCAGAAAGTGGGGAACAATGACTTGGCAAGCCAACAGCAACAGCAATTGTTATTTGATCAGTTATACCAGTTAGCAGATCTGATAGAAACTGGAAATAATCCGGTACGTGCGCAAGGGATATTGGCGCGGCTCAATCACCAGCTCTCTCCAATTGGTAAGCCTTTTCAAAGGGCTGCTTTCTATTTCAAGGAGGCCTTGCAATTGCTTCTTCGTAATACTAATAATACTAATTGTAATGCTTCTTTGAGTTtgtcatcaccaccaccacccattAGTCTTATTTACAAGATTGGTGCTTACAAATCATTCTCAGAAGTCTCTCCTGTACTTCAGTTTGCCAATTTTACTTGTAACCAAGCTCTTCTTGAAGCCTTGgatggctttgataccattcacattattgattttgatattggGTTTGGTGGACAATGGTCTTCTCTTATGCAAGAGCTCGCCTTGAAGCAAGGTGGTGGTCCAGCTCTTAAAATCACTGCATTTGCATCCCCATCCACACACAATGAACTCGAGCTTGGTTTCACTCAAGAAAGCTTGAAACATTTTGCTACGGAGATTAACCTTGCatttgagtttgattttttaaGCCTTGAATCCTTGAACTCTGGTTCTTGGCCACTGCCCCTTCGTGTATCGGAGAGTGAGGCAATAGCAGTGAATCTGCCAATTGGTTCCTTTTCCAACTACCCTTTATCCCTTCCTTTGGTTCTCGGCTTTGTGAAGCAGCTCTCACCGAAAATCGTGATCTCTTTGGATAGAGGTTGTGATCAAACTGATGTCCCTTTCCCCCTCCACATAATTCATGCCGTTCAATCTTATTCAGGCCTGTTTGAATCATTGGATGCTGTTAATGTCAACCAAGATGCCTTGCAAAGGATTGAGAGGTATTTGCTGCAACCAGGAATTGAGAAAATTGTGTTGGGTCGCCGCCAATCACCTGATAGAACTCCTCCATGGAGGAGTCTATTTTTGTCATCCGGATTTTCCCCATTAACATTCAGCAACTTCACCGAGTCCCAAGCAGAGTGTCTGGTGCAGAGGACTTCAGTTCGGGGTTTCCATGTCGAAAAGAATCAAACTTCACTTGTTCTCTGCTGGCAGCGAAAGGAGCTTATCTCAGCTTCAGTTTGGAGGTGCTGA
- the LOC142616569 gene encoding uncharacterized protein LOC142616569 → MGRDPSRRNQSLYCHYHQEKGHTTEDCRALQDNLSLLVKAGKLSQLLHQPTGQIKHLRAGYQRDVAPWLALGTINAIFTKPMGNAGTCSGDMLVVVGLDLDDGSQALKKAKVVATRTLGFSEEDKKGTFQLHDNALVVSIRIDGYDVKRVLVDQGSGAEIMYLDLYKGLNLRPEDLEKYDLPLVGFDRRMVVPRGMIRLHVQARDEEVQVSFIVLAAYSLLHNYSGQTMAS, encoded by the coding sequence ATGGGTAGAGATCCATCCAGAAGGAACCAGAGCCTTTACTGCCATTATCATCAGGAAAAAGGGCACACAACAGAGGACTGCAGGGCTTTGCAAGATAACCTGAGTCTACTAGTGAAGGCAGGGAAACTAAGTCAATTATTACACCAGCCAACAGGTCAGATCAAGCATTTGAGAGCTGGGTATCAAAGGGATGTAGCTCCTTGGCTAGCTTTGGGCACGATCAATGCAATTTTCACTAAGCCTATGGGAAATGCTGGGACTTGTTCGGGGGATATGTTGGTGGTTGTAGGCCTAGATTTAGATGATGGGAGTCAGGCTCTCAAAAAAGCCAAGGTGGTGGCCACCCGCACTTTGGGtttttcagaggaggataagaaGGGAACATTCCAGCTACACGATAATGCCTTGGTAGTTTCCATAAGGATTGATGGGTATGATGTGAAAAGGGTACTCGTAGACCAAGGAAGTGGAGCGGAGATCATGTACCTTGATCTGTATAAAGGGTTAAATCTAAGGCCCGAGGACCTAGAAAAATACGACTTGCCGTTGGTGGGCTTTGATAGGAGGATGGTTGTCCCTCGTGGGATGATAAGGTTACATGTGCAGGCTAGAGATGAGGAGGTGCAGGTTAGCTTCATTGTGCTTGCGGCCTATTCCCTTCTACACAACTATTCTGGCCAGACCATGGCTTCATGA
- the LOC142616568 gene encoding uncharacterized protein LOC142616568, producing MKRSLFLCIQSKVEVHDSYFVQKRNSANKLGLSSLQKITAALRMLAYGVSGDLLDEYVRIGETTALESLKKFVTAVIDVFSEEYLRKPNNEDIARLLAHGERRGFPERSHVFNELAEGRGPAVHYSINGHDYTMGYYLADGIYPKWATFVKTIPSPQGPKRKLFAATQEAHRKDVERAFGVLQARFAIVRGPARFFHLETLQKIMKACIILHNMIVEDERDDNEVVNLDYEQIDGVDNPPMQVLHEQNDEFLSCIERYGRIRDRDIHFQLQKDLVEHLWQLHGES from the exons ATGAAGCgttctctttttctctgtatTCAATCTAAGGTAGAAGTTCATGACTCTTACTttgtccaaaaaagaaatagtgcCAACAAACTTGGTTTATCTTCATTACAAAAGATAACTGCTGCACTTAGAATGCTTGCGTATGGAGTATCGGGGGATTTGCTAGATGAATATGTGCGGATTGGAGAAACTACTGCAttagaaagtttgaaaaaatttgttactgCGGTAATTGATGTTTTCTCTGAGGAATACTTAAGAAAGCCAAACAATGAAGACATTGCTAGACTGTTAGCTCATGGCGAACGCCGAGGTTTTCCAG AGCGGTCTCATGTATTTAATGAACTTGCGGAAGGACGTGGTCCTGCAGTACATTACTCAATCAATGGTCATGACTACACAATGGGATATTACCTTGCTGATGGCATATATCCAAAGTGGGCAACATTTGTGAAAACAATCCCATCTCCACAAGGACCTAAGCGAAAATTATTTGCAGCAACCCAAGAGGCGCATAGGAAGGATGTTGAGCGTGCATTTGGAGTGCTTCAAGCACGTTTCGCAATTGTCCGTGGACCTGCACGCTTTTTCCATCTTGAAACACTCCAAAAGATCATGAAAGCGTGTATAATTCTCCATAACatgattgttgaagatgaacgGGATGATAATGAAGTGGTAAATTTGGATTATGAACAAATTGATGGAGTGGATAATCCTCCTATgcaagtgttacatgaacaaaatgatgaatttttgtCATGCATTGAGAGGTATGGACGCATTAGAGACCGAGACATTCATTTTCAACTCCAGAAGGACCTTGTTGAACATTTATGGCAATTGCATGGTGAGTCGTAG